In the Halarchaeum grantii genome, one interval contains:
- a CDS encoding IS5 family transposase, which produces MQALPKSQLLRFVEQAYHLARRAVARYSSKFSKRRYTLHKHIVLLRLKVRKNTTYRTLLDELIEMPRIRSALGLEELPSPSTLCKAFNWLDMAVWRVLLNLSVTLLPTNGVVGIDASGFDRSHASKHYTKRTKLTIQQLKVTLLVDTRANAVLDVHVTTTRKHDSKIAPSLIKRNTGEVAVLLGDKGYDDQKIRALARETGVRPLIKHREFSSLHKAWNARLDADLYGQRSQNETVNSRLKRKYGAFVRSRHWWKQFRELVVCCLTHNIDKAL; this is translated from the coding sequence ATGCAGGCCCTCCCAAAGTCGCAGTTGCTTCGGTTCGTTGAGCAGGCATATCACTTGGCTCGGCGAGCTGTTGCCCGCTACTCGTCAAAGTTCTCGAAACGACGGTACACACTCCACAAGCACATCGTCTTGCTCCGTCTCAAGGTGCGGAAGAATACGACGTACCGGACGCTCCTTGACGAACTTATCGAGATGCCTCGCATTCGGAGCGCCCTTGGTCTTGAGGAACTCCCGTCTCCTTCGACGTTGTGTAAGGCGTTTAACTGGCTCGATATGGCGGTTTGGCGTGTGCTGCTCAACCTCTCGGTTACCCTCCTCCCGACCAACGGTGTCGTCGGTATCGATGCCTCTGGCTTTGACCGTAGTCACGCCTCGAAGCACTATACGAAGCGAACGAAGTTGACGATTCAGCAGTTGAAAGTCACGCTTCTCGTGGACACGAGAGCAAATGCTGTCCTCGACGTACACGTAACAACAACACGAAAACACGACTCGAAGATCGCGCCGTCGCTCATCAAGCGGAATACCGGGGAAGTAGCAGTTCTCCTCGGCGACAAGGGATACGATGATCAGAAGATTCGCGCATTAGCCCGTGAAACTGGTGTTCGTCCGCTCATCAAGCACCGCGAGTTCTCGTCTCTTCACAAAGCGTGGAATGCTCGGTTGGATGCCGATCTCTACGGTCAGCGCAGTCAAAACGAGACGGTAAACTCTCGCCTCAAACGAAAATATGGCGCATTCGTCCGCTCACGGCACTGGTGGAAGCAGTTCCGTGAACTCGTTGTCTGCTGTCTCACTCACAACATCGACAAGGCACTTTGA